A single Lactuca sativa cultivar Salinas chromosome 8, Lsat_Salinas_v11, whole genome shotgun sequence DNA region contains:
- the LOC111900771 gene encoding uncharacterized protein At2g27730, mitochondrial: MAMRSLVVSRSALLRLSMDSSSSRSAFRFFSDQGRVLNDEERAAENVYIRKMEKEKLEKQKRKEEKEKAEKEKAEKKP; encoded by the exons ATGGCCATGAGATCCCTCGTTGTTTCTCGGTCAGCTCTTTTACGTCTTTCCATGGATTCCTCAAGTTCTCGATCAGCCTTCCGTTTTTTTAGTGACCAAGGTCGTGTCCTTAACGATGAAGAACGTGCTGCTGAGAATGTCTACATCAGG AAAATGGAGAAAGAGAAGCTGGAGAAGCAAAAACGCAAGGAGGAAAAGGAGAAAGCGGAGAAAGAGAAGGCCGAGAAG AAACCTTAG
- the LOC111900772 gene encoding pentatricopeptide repeat-containing protein At5g04780, mitochondrial translates to MKAVRRLNKPIQSLETNRRNLSSIATPLPVDAHGPIWKPQETPSYVPTYPIRLSVLHQILQKCARESLPMEGMACHGCLIQYGLWANTLTSNMLINMYSKCGFLEHARRVFDEMPERSLVSWNTMIGSYTQNGNEREALDLFVQMQREGTEFSEFTLSGVLCACAAEFAVFECRQLHAFALKTSMLENMFVGTALLDVYAKCNLLKDAIRVFEYMPERSAVTWSSMVAGYVKNELHEEALMTFKKVQTTGVEFNQFILSSVVAACAAIAAKIEGIQAHAVLFKTGFILNFFVSSSLVDMYSKCGSINEAYLVFSCVKEKNIVLLNAMISGFSRHGRSMEAMILFEKMQQIGLQPNEVTYVSVLSACSHMGLVKEGKKYFEMMIKEHNLSPNVVHYSCMVDVLGRTGLINEAKILIDKMPFEATASIWGSLLSSCRVYGNIELAEIAAKHLFEIEPENAGNHVLLSNIYAANRKWDEVIQARKLLKETEVKKERGKSWIEVKDKVHAFMVGERNHDRIHEIYSKLEGILEEMRKFGYRCETQHDLHNVEENQKEELLRYHSEKLAFVFGVMCLPSSAPIRIMKNLRICGDCHVFMKLASKITGREVVVRDTNRFHHFRNGFCSCGEFW, encoded by the coding sequence ATGAAAGCTGTGCGGCGACTCAATAAACCCATTCAATCCTTGGAAACAAATAGAAGGAACCTGTCATCCATAGCCACACCCTTACCAGTCGACGCACATGGCCCCATCTGGAAACCCCAGGAAACCCCTTCGTATGTGCCTACATACCCTATTCGTCTATCCGTTTTACACCAAATTTTGCAAAAATGTGCGAGAGAAAGTTTACCCATGGAAGGGATGGCTTGTCATGGCTGTTTAATTCAGTATGGACTGTGGGCAAACACTTTAACTTCAAATATGCTCATTAATATGTACTCAAAATGTGGGTTTCTGGAGCATGCGCGGAgagtgttcgatgaaatgcctgaaAGAAGCCTAGTTTCTTGGAATACCATGATTGGTTCATATACCCAAAATGGAAACGAAAGGGAGGCTCTTGATCTTTTTGTTCAGATGCAAAGAGAAGGAACAGAATTCAGTGAATTCACACTTTCAGGCGTTTTGTGTGCTTGTGCAGCTGAGTTTGCAGTGTTCGAGTGTAGGCAGTTACATGCTTTTGCTCTCAAAACATCTATGCTTGAAAACATGTTTGTTGGCACTGCTTTACTTGATGTTTATGCCAAATGCAACCTACTAAAAGATGCAATCCGTGTGTTTGAGTATATGCCCGAAAGGAGTGCTGTGACATGGAGTTCAATGGTTGCAGGATATGTGAAAAACGAGCTTCATGAGGAAGCATTGATGACGTTTAAAAAAGTACAAACTACAGGAGTTGAATTCAACCAGTTCATTCTTTCTTCAGTTGTTGCAGCTTGTGCAGCTATAGCTGCTAAAATTGAAGGAATTCAAGCACATGCAGTGTTGTTCAAAACAGGTTTCATTCTAAACTTCTTTGTTTCTTCTTCGTTAGTAGACATGTACTCCAAATGTGGAAGCATCAATGAAGCTTATTTAGTGTTCTCATGTGTAAAAGAGAAGAATATCGTTTTACTAAATGCAATGATTTCTGGGTTTTCAAGACATGGTCGATCCATGGAAGCAATGATATTATTTGAAAAAATGCAACAAATTGGCTTGCAACCAAATGAGGTTACTTATGTATCTGTATTGTCTGCTTGTAGCCATATGGGGTTAGTGAAAGAAGGGAAGAAATACTTTGAAATGATGATAAAAGAACATAATTTATCACCTAATGTTGTTCATTATTCATGCATGGTTGATGTTCTTGGTAGAACAGGTTTGATCAATGAAGCTAAAATCTTGATTGATAAAATGCCATTTGAGGCTACTGCTTCCATTTGGGGATCACTTTTAAGCTCATGTAGAGTCTATGGAAATATCGAGTTAGCTGAGATTGCTgctaaacatttgtttgaaattgaACCTGAAAATGCTGGAAATCATGTGTTGCTTTCAAACATTTATGCTGCAAATAGAAAATGGGATGAAGTTATACAAGCAAGAAAGCTTCTTAAAGAAACAGAAGTAAAGAAAGAAAGAGGTAAGAGTTGGATTGAGGTTAAAGACAAAGTTCATGCCTTTATGGTTGGAGAAAGAAACCATGATAGAATCCATGAGATTTATTCAAAGTTGGAGGGTATTCTTGAAGAAATGAGAAAGTTTGGTTATAGATGTGAGACACAACATGATTTACATAATGTTGAAGAGAATCAGAAAGAGGAACTTTTAAGGTACCATAGTGAGAAACTTGCTTTTGTTTTTGGAGTAATGTGTTTACCTTCTTCTGCTCCTATAAGAATCATGAAGAATCTTAGGATTTGTGGGGATTGCCATGTTTTTATGAAGTTGGCATCCAAGATTACAGGAAGGGAGGTTGTAGTAAGGGATACAAATCGGTTTCATCATTTTAGGAATGGGTTTTGTTCTTGTGGAGAGTTTTGGTAA